In Plasmodium relictum strain SGS1 genome assembly, contig: PRELSG_99_v1_13, whole genome shotgun sequence, the genomic stretch NNNNNNNNNNNNNNNNNNNNNNNNNNNNNNNNNNNNNNNNNNNNNNNNNNNNNNNNNNNNNNNNNNNNNNNNNNNNNNNNNNNNNNNNNNNNNNNNNNNNNNNNNNNNNNNNNNNNNNNNNNNNNNNNNNAATAATTAtcaatataatataaaataaataaatatcttttatttattttatttttaaatatagttTTTAATAGTTTTTTGTTATATGTACTTTTAATCACTTATAAGATTTATTTActcttaataaaaataagcgtatatataaaaatcttCATAGTAATAAAATCgttcatataataaaaaaaaaattttatttttaagaaaaaaataaaagctaTTGTGTgtatgttattttattttataggTTACCTTTTaacacaaatatatatataNNNNNNNNNNNNNNNNNNNNNNNNNNNNNNNNNNNNNNNNNNNNNNNNNNNNNNNNNNNNNNNNNNNNNNNNNNNNNNNNNNNNNNNNNNNNNNNNNNNNNNNNNNNNNNNNNNNNNNNNNNNNNNNNNTATATGACTATAATATTTGCTATATTATCCATATTAAGGATATGtcctgtttttttttatatatatttattttgtatgaaaatattgtatttcatttatatagttttatttttttgtattacaTACcttaaagaaatatttatatttatttaaattaaatttaaattgtcATATTGTatgaaattaatttaaatgaaaattatttcatattaATCTATTTTTCGATACATCACTcttataatttaaagaaaaaaatgaatatataataaattaaataaaaattagaaGTAAAATTACATTTACAGATTGAGTGCTACATAATACAgtcaaaaaatatttgtacaaaaaataaaacagacaaataaaattatgtattatttaaaaaaattaaattttttttttacctaAATTTGcatgtaaaaaatataaaaaaagaaaataaagttcaattatataaaataaaaaataattaaaataaatgaaatataataaaatttatacaaaaataaaatatttaaaagttatttgtaaaattataaaatataaattattttttttaagaaattcatattaaaaatataaggaTATTTTTTGCTTATTGATGCaaacattattattttataagttattgtattatatttaattttttattgaaaatgaTAATCTCGAggatattttatttgttaaatattttatttgctATCAATTTATTGAAACCATGCTTctgttttataaataaaaaaatttataaagatataaatgAAGTTCATAATATTGATGCGCctatagagaaaaaaaataataaaaaaaaaaaaattttaatttcttgTGGAGTTGCAGCAACTTTTCTTTTAGCAGCAGGTTTATTAGGAGGAGGGTTGTATTTGACCAGAGATAAGCGTAAATCTTTATGGGACAATGACAAATTAGGAAACGATGCTCTTGACATTATTTTTAGTAGCATACTAGAAGGAgttaatgatataaataaaatacccagtaaagaaaaaaaagatttaagtaaaataattacaagaggatatattaaaaatatgatgaaagaacaaattaataataatgaagtcATGTTTTCTGAAACTCAGAAAAGAGAATTATATAGTTTTGTTCCCCAAATTCAATATGTCGTAAAGAGCATATTAGAAAGTCAAATGCCAACATATGATATCCGAAAGATCCCACCGGGAAATCATATATTATTTGACcattaaaatataacttggatatttgatttattaatttcccgtttaatgactttgctagagtactaaacaaacaaattaataaagagcatgtataactaagtgtgtgtttatatatatatggttTTCTTATAATGcggatttattaatttcccgCTTTAATAAGcttgctagagtattgatTTGTTGATTGTCcgcttaatgactttgctaaagtattaaacaaacaaattaataaagagcatgtatggCTAAGTGcacgtttttattatatatatatactgttttattatgattcataatatttaatctgagttaaattttattgcatcttttaatagaccTATNNNNNNNNNNNNNNNNNNNNNNNNNNNNNNNNNNNNNNNNNNNNNNNNNNNNNNNNNNNNNNNNNNNNNNNNNNNNNNNNNNNNNNNNNNactttaaattattcaatgttattcaaaaatatatattgaatataacacaaaattcttttatctcttaagtttttagtaagtaaaaattaattctatatttaatttttaaaacacaaaagtcaaaaacacaacaaaaaaaaaattattttatttttttttttttaactagagttagtgcatggctaacttgtacgtacacAAGTAGTAAACTGGCTTAGTgcactacaaaaggttaatagcATATTTTATCAACCATACTTCACCACTTAGGGGAAGTAATGATATTACTATATTTTGCTCTCTTTGGCTTGTTTTATAACTTCTAACCCTTTTTGTATTTCTTTATCAATTTTTCTATCATTATTCAAACCTTCTAATtgcaaaaatttatttttatcacaaATATCGAAAtcattttttagttttaataTGTTTGTAATATCTATTTTCTCTTACGATGATTAATTACTTGTATTAAATTTCTCATAcgtttttcatatatttcattagtTTTATTGTTTAATAGTTTTACCTTTGACAAAGGAATCTGTATTTCTTTGCCTCTATATAAAATGGTTATGGCTTTTAGGTTTCCATTTTTGATATCGGTTACTCTATACAGGAATGATCAATGTGGTCTATATTGTTCATTTCCACTATAATGTTTCATTTGATTTCTCTTATATTCAAATAATTCATACGATATAATGTCTCCCACTTTAATCTCTTTATTCTTAATTAAAggtttttcttttattttaaataaatcttCATTCGCGTTTTTCTATcgatcatttaaataaataatcctCATTTCTCTAGTAGTTTCTGgtattatttttgaaaaaccTGGACATATGCAATCTATTCCATATACCGAAAAGTAAGGTGCTTCACCAATAACATCGTGAGGAGTACTGTTATAtatttggttaataaaatttgttattaaccttttgtagtacactaagctagtttactacttgtgtacatacaagttagccatgcattGACGCTAGTTAANNNNNNNNNNNNNNNNNNNNNNNNNNNNNNNNNNNNNNNNNNNNNNNNNNNNNNNNNNNNNNNNNNNNNNNNNNNNNNNNNNNNNNNNNATAAGAAATGTTAAcctattaaaacttaagagataaaagaaatgtttaagtattattcaatgtacattttgaaataacattgaatataataaaattttgactt encodes the following:
- the ETRAMP gene encoding early transcribed membrane protein gives rise to the protein MIISRIFYLLNILFAINLLKPCFCFINKKIYKDINEVHNIDAPIEKKNNKKKKILISCGVAATFLLAAGLLGGGLYLTRDKRKSLWDNDKLGNDALDIIFSSILEGVNDINKIPSKEKKDLSKIITRGYIKNMMKEQINNNEVMFSETQKRELYSFVPQIQYVVKSILESQMPTYDIRKIPPGNHILFDH